One window from the genome of Cyprinus carpio isolate SPL01 chromosome B1, ASM1834038v1, whole genome shotgun sequence encodes:
- the LOC109051941 gene encoding LOW QUALITY PROTEIN: adhesion G protein-coupled receptor E5-like (The sequence of the model RefSeq protein was modified relative to this genomic sequence to represent the inferred CDS: substituted 1 base at 1 genomic stop codon) encodes MELKWALLVGLFLPSCSGCAIGLKRVKNKCVDEDECGIFPSVCGAHTQCVNTRGSYYCSCDVGFKESFPCEDINKCPENEFSGSGDREFQTSTGSEAECEDINECSDPDVCGRNADCSNHPGSYSCKCHHGYSNYGNNQSKCFEMDCDQFKPESDADHTPEKLKHLLSLLKNSCESLNDPRGEHFTGEKLLENFCSSTDELLSEGNIADSETLNQFLDAVENSMRLIGPQLKEPVTRMETHNTFAEVAVMKSQTPPSGRVTLSTGSALFSTSWETVVGKSYPGFAFAALVSYKDLNSSRDLLHKMSRERSDDEERRVTXQLNSKVVTAVVSNAETKQLSEPVTLVFTHEEERAESEGVVYSCVYWNEAEGAWSEKGCEGTWSNSTHTVCYWSHFSSFAVLMALYSVQNAFESVLITRVGLVLSLVCLFLCILTFKFCRSIQGTRNSIHLHLSICLFNADLIFLCGISSTHNEVACGIVAGLLHFFFLSAFCWMLLEGVQLYRMVVLVFHTTLKHLYMCVVGYGVPLVIVTISAIAFPKGYGTKRHAPVCVIVNLNFSFFIPVCIVMILNCFFFIITVWKLAKKFSSLNPDLSKLNQIRSFTVTAVAQLCVLGGTWIFGFFLFQEEGTEVMLYLFIILNTLQGALIFIMHCLLSKQVRTEYYNLFVRMCPHKKKPEHRTSTSQTSSSQKPLRSDESTAESQM; translated from the exons ATGGAGCTGAAGTGGGCACTTCTTGTGG GTCTCTTTCTACCGTCATGCAGTGGTTGTGCCATTGGATTGAAAAGggttaaaaacaaatgtgttg ATGAGGATGAGTGTGGGATTTTTCCGAGTGTGTGTGGTGCTCACACTCAGTGTGTAAATACACGGGGAAGTTACTACTGCAGCTGTGATGTAGGATTCAAAGAGAGCTTCCCATGTGAAG ATATAAACAAGTGTCCCGAGAATGAATTTTCTGGATCTGGTGATAGGGAGTTTCAGACCTCGACTGGCTCTGAAGCAGAATGTGAAG acatcAATGAGTGTTCAGATCCAGATGTTTGTGGCAGAAATGCAGACTGCTCCAATCATCCAGGCAGCTACAGCTGCAAATGTCACCACGGTTACAGTAACTATGGCAACAACCAGTCAAAATGCTTCG AAATGGACTGTGATCAGTTTAAACCTGAGTCTGATGCAGACCACACACCGGAGAAG CTGAAGCATTTGTTGTCACTGTTGAAGAACAGCTGTGAGTCTCTGAATGATCCACGTGGAGAACATTTCACTGGAGAGAAATTATTGGAg AACTTCTGCAGTTCCACCGATGAGCTGCTGTCTGAAGGAAACATTGCTGATAGTGAGACACTGAATCAGTTTCTGGACGCGGTGGAGAACAGCATGCGTCTGATCGGACCTCAGCTGAAAGAGCCTGTGACCAGGATGGAGACGCACAATACCT TCGCTGAGGTTGCAGTCATGAAGAGTCAGACTCCGCCCAGTGGGCGTGTCACTCTGAGCACAGGCTCCGCCCTCTTCAGCACCAGCTGGGAAACAGTTGTAGGGAAATCATATCCAG GTTTTGCGTTTGCAGCTCTGGTCAGTTATAAAGATCTGAACTCATCCAGAGATCTGCTTCACAAGATGAGCAGAGAGAGATCAGATGATGAAGAGAGACGCGTCACTTAACAACTCAACTCTAAAGTGGTGACGGCCGTCGTCAGTAATGCAGAAACCAAGCAGCTGTCAGAGCCGGTGACGCTCGTCTTTACACACGAGGAG GAGAGGGCGGAGTCTGAGGGCGTGGTTTACTCATGTGTGTACTGGAATGAGGCTGAGGGGGCGTGGTCTGAGAAGGGCTGTGAGGGGACATGGTCTAACAGCACTCATACAGTGTGTTACTGGTCTCATTTCAGTAGTTTCGCTGTGCTCATGGCTCTCTATTCTGTCCAG AACGCATTTGAGTCGGTGTTGATCACGCGTGTGGGTTTAGTTTTGTCTCTggtctgtttgtttctctgtatcCTGACGTTCAAGTTCTGCCGCTCCATCCAAGGAACCCGAAACAGCATTCATCTTCATCTGAGCATCTGTCTCTTTAACGCAGACCTCATCTTCCTCTGCGGGATTTCCAGTACTCACAAtgag gtaGCGTGTGGGATTGTGGCCGGTCTGCTTCATTTCTTCTTCTTGTCTGCGTTCTGCTGGATGCTGCTGGAGGGGGTTCAGCTCTACCGGATGGTTGTGCTGGTGTTTCACACCACATTAAAACATCTCTACATGTGTGTGGTGGGATATGGAGTCCCTCTCGTCATCGTCACCATTTCTGCCATCGCCTTCCCAAAGGGATACGGCACTAAACGACA CGCACCGGTCTGCGTCATTGTCAACCTCAACTTTAGTTTCTTCATACCCGTCTGCATCGTCATGATCCTcaattgttttttcttcatcatcaCTGTGTGGAAACTGGCTAAAAAGTTCTCCAGTCTCAATCCAGATCTCTCCAAACTCAACCAGATCAG GAGTTTCACGGTGACTGCTGTGGCTCAGTTGTGTGTTCTTGGAGGAACGTGGATCTTCGGCTTCTTCCTCTTCCAGGAGGAAGGGACTGAAGTCATGTTGTACCTCTTCATTATCCTCAACACTCTCCAGGGGGCGCTCATCTTCATCATGCACTGCCTGCTGTCCAAACAG GTCAGGACGGAGTATTACAATCTGTTTGTCCGAATGTGTCCACACAAGAAGAAACCCGAACACAGAACCAGTACCAGCCAGACCAGCAGCAGTCAG AAACCTCTGCGGAGCGACGAAAGCACAGCAGAGTCACAGATGTAA